The sequence GATTTCGGAGCTCCGGCGACAGAGAGCTTCCTGGAGAGGATTCCAACCGGCAGAGTTCTGAAGTGAGACGTCAGCACCAGCAGCAGCAAGAGCACGCGCAGCAAATGTGTCGCTCAATCGGACGGCGAGATGAAGAGGTGTTTCGCGGTAGGGAACGTCGCGGCGGTCGAGAACAGCAGAGATCTGGTCGGAAACTCGTTCTTGAGCTAGGGAATCGGATTCTGTGTGGATCTGAGATGGATCAGATAAGCGAGGGAGCGTAGAAACGAGTCTTGAAAGCGTAGTGTGGTCGCCTAAAACGACAGCGTAGTGGACGGGACTGTGGGAGTAGTGTTCAGGTTTAATTGTAGGCGGAGTGGTGGCCGGAGCCGACGAAGAGAATGTTTTGGACATGGGAAAGATGAATAATAGGTGCAGCAGAAATTAGAGTGAGAGGATATATGCCTGTGGAATTTAACTTTGGGTAGAAAGAATGATGACGAGACTGAAGAAGGAAATCATAGAGAGAGGCATAGGGGTAAATCTGAAAATTCGAAGGAAATTGAAGGGCTTTTGTTTGACTTTGTTTTTTGTATGGGTTTGGTTTTTATTGGAGAGAGTGCAAAGATAGAGGCAATCTGGCGCGACTTTTCGTGATTCTTACTTGCTCAGGAGAAGAAGCAGTGGCAGTGGTACAGTAGAGCAGCTAGTCCCGTggatattttcttcttctatttacTTACTTATAGTTACTACATACTGCgacttttcttttcaaaataaaaaatattaaattatttttttttatatttatttttattattttttaaactaaaaaataatatttctataaaaatatagttattaAGTTACAGCATTTTTCTTAATAGATATCTAAATCTTTCGTTCATCACTTTTAAGCAGCCACGTCGCAGTCCCTCTTTCGCCCTTTCTTTTTGGGGCACGTCTTGTTTTGTTGTACGATGATGGTGATGTACATTAAGGACATGATTTCTTTTGGTGTGTTCATAATGTGGAGTTGTTGACCTAATGATTGGATGTTATGTTAACCCAGTTATGCTCTCCAAAGTATTTATTTACACAAATTTAGAGGAATAATGTAAACCGATGCAATAGCTTTAAAAGAGTCcgttttctttttgaaaatcttACTTAAATTATGCATTGAATAGGTGATTTAATGGTAAAACTTTATAACACTAAGTAAACCCAATCTGGTCATTCATAGTAAAATACTATTTGTTTAGgctattaaaaagaaattagcaaTTCTTATTccattttaattgtttattttttaaattatttaattatttttatatataattaagtcatttttaattttaaataaattattaaaaatcgTACTTTGTCAAtaagagagggagagagaagTTGGGGGTTGTGTGAATTGGGATGATTAGGGAAATGTTAATTTTGACCAAAAAGGGAGAGTGGAAGCATTAAAAATGATTAGTGGggcatattattattataggtAAAGAAGAAGGAGCAGTGAAAGCATAAGTTTGTCGTGACCAAATGCGAGTAAGAACAGAAGCAGATGTCTGCGTTAAGGACGACCAAATCCTAACGGATTTCACTTCTttgtttttagatttattttcttggcTTTTTCCCCAGTTTCCCATACTCCTTTGTTTTTCCCCGCTCAGCCATGTTTGATGTTTCACACTATAAAGTTAGAAGGCCATCCTCGGCCCattatttctttccttttggGCCCATTTATGTTCCTCATAGTTAAGATTCGGGTTAATTTGTAAATTAccaattaacttttttaaaaaatgaaaccGGTGTCTATTAGGTATTATTTGAGGAATGATGATGACTGCCCATACTTCAtagaaatcatcaataaaagacGGTGTGGCTGCTTGCAGCACTTAGCACTATGAAAGCTTAAtcatcaaaaagaaaaggtctCAAACTCATAATTCAAATCCACTCAAAGCCTAGGTTTAAAAATGCTATTGTATATGTACTAAAAAGGAGATGGAGGCCCATGCTTTTATGGTAAGGGAAAGGCCTAGTAACATATCCTAGTTTAGTTTCAGTgaaaaccccaaaaaaataaatagaaaaaggtgGAAGGACAAATTTGTAGCCCACCCACAATTTAATAGCTTGCCATTCAATAACCTACCAGAAAGTTGGCTTCAACCTTTGAATGACATTACTGTTGCTGCGGTTCCACAGCCATAGACCATGACGTTATGTtgtatataagaaataacatgtTTTCTTTCCCATTTACTATCACCCATCTAACCACCCGAagaccaataataataataataaggaatTTCagatgtgtaattttataaaatttatgaatttaatctCAATCCATTAAAActtccaaaaaataaaaaaaaataaaaaagggaaaaacgtAAGAGTgccaatatttttattattattaaaatttagtaccATTAATTTTGTTGTTGTAAATGTTATTTTTGGTATGGTGAGCcatcaaatttaattagcaACTGGAATAAGAGGATTACTAATTTAGTTATCATCTGTCGATCAATTTGATGTCAACCTGTAAGTTTggcttattttattattgcagaCTTGTAGGTATATTATTAGATATCCCTTTCAAGACATACCTATAATTATACCTAAATCGTTTACtagacttttctttttctatttgtaaTTAGTATTAGTATTAGTAGGAGATCCATGTAATAATCATAGACCAACCcaactaaaaaaagaaaaaaaaataaataaaaagacagTATTACAGCCACCAATTGTATAgtacatattataaaaaccaactatcacacaaagtattaaaaataaatctaaacactctaaactaatattttgataatgattttaagatttataaaagaaattaaataactaaaaaataaatatataactataATGAACAATgtaaactatatgataaaataacatttaatcTAGCTTATACTTAataatccttttattttccttaagtctaaatctaatgaatgagatgctCATGTGCCTTTTatctaagtcactcaagctaatgatgcaatctaggtttcttataccaacatagattaaagtaaagatgatgtttcttatacttttaacctaaatattttcataacaaatattactattaaattaatggtaaccaacaataatatatgaagataaataaatcatatattaaactcataatatataaagttcatatataaataaaaagtcaaactaaacacttatggaaCTTAACCTGATATATTTAATCCAATtgtcattgtaattaaatagaaacacaaaagatacaaaaaataaaaaattaagactCCCTCAAAATCCAAATGCCCTTGAAAGAATGAAGAAAATTGATTCTCATTCTCCACgtttttaaaaagtttctttgattattaaaagaacaatgaaaaaaTACTAACTAGATGTAGAAGATGATAAACTGTAGGAATTCCTGCAGAGAGAATAGTAGAAACCTcctttgtttaattaatttatacttCTTATagagattcttttttttagagTCATTCTCTCAGCATATAATTactatagttatttttttattatcctaaacaaaataaccaacttaaaagataactatcaattaattacattataactaattaatttttttttcgtACGCCTTGATAAATTCGGCTAGGCCCGTGTTATTGGTAGTCCACGTATTTTATTTCCAAGCCTTTTACAGCCATAGTCCATTTAAAGtcaatttatgtatttttggcTCAAATTCTCTTCTTTGACTATTATTTCTTGAAATTATACAAGAAAACTAAAAGTAGGGCAAAAAGCACatattcatataaattatgtatgtaaaatatatcgataaactactaaaatatattaattatatatatatatatatataatataaacctATCAATTAGGCTCccgtatttattttttgaaagatatctaataaaatatttgatataaaatattcattaaatgaataaattattgattgcATGTTGACTATCAAAAATCCAGGGAGGCAAATCCCATTGCATGTTGAAAAAGGTGGGGTAAAATATCTTCTTGTTGGCCTTTTGATAATAATCCTTGCAATTAGCAATAATTGTAAATGGTTTAACTTTTACGagtgtaaaaaaattaaatgtattaaatttattttattaattcagccagaaaaagaattatcaatgtcaaaagttaaaatttattatacattCTTTCCTAAAATCTAAATGTAGAATTTAGacctttattaataaaatgaagactaaattattttatcaattgattcctcaaaaaaaatttataaaaaatgagtTATAACCGttgtattaattttctaaatggGTAACTCTTTTTACATTATATCAAACCATTTAGCAAACACGATATATATTACAGTTTCAATTTAAGCAtgttataaatagaaataaactctctattataataaattataaatttataaaattgtcttaaaaaatatttttttatatagtaatttttatatataaaattttaaaaatatatattatactatatatttatcctactgtaatattattttatttcatcaattttatttatataatataataaaaaatttatatattatatatatagtttctaTTATTCACCAATACCattaagtattaaatataaaaagaaaattaatatctaattctctattaaattataacttttttataataaaattcagaATTGTTGGACACAAAGCCAATGCATGCTCTTGACATATACATAAAAGCTTCAAGAAAAGTTTCTATGTCAATAGAAATAGACATTCAGGGGAACACTGACACAGGGCAGCAGGTACTTCTTAGTTAGCTCCGATTCCCAGGGGCATCTCCGTCTTCAACACTCTGATCTCTGAGTTTTTCACTCTTCAGCTTCCATCTGGTGCAAAGACATGGGTTACAAATAAAACGGCAGAGGAAATTGCTAAAGAAACAAATCCTCTACAAAATTTTAACATCcctaaattttgttatattagaCTAGTACAATACTAtgttttttgttattaattttaatcggctattatttttatctataataCAAACTTTActcttataataaaaaaatataaatatgtgtaCTAATATAATTTGAGATATCTCAGGATGACAATAGTTAACCCAAGAAATAACAATCTTTCTTGCCTCGCCGCCCGGTGCTCCTTAGGAAAAAGCCTCTCCCTGTTCCCCTCTAGAAGCTAAAGAGAAAACGTGTAGCCAACATTCCTACTCAGTACTCACCTACTCCTCTGTCTTTCTCAATACCAGAAACCAGATTGtgtcttaaaataaataaagcataAATAGGCGACCTCTTTCCTTCCTTACATTACAGTTACGTAAGAAAAAGCATAGAATTCTGGGACTcgtatctatatatatatattttttcaagtGGGGTCCAATGGGTCTTTGAGTCCATTTGTGCCCACCACCACTTTTGACAATGTCGCTGTAGTATTAGATTTCACCAAAACTCACCTTCAAGTTCAACAACCCCTTTACCAGCAACCCTTCtcattttgtatgcagtttGTCTTGGCATTTTACAGTTCTTGCATTGCTAAAGATTACTTTTTTATTGTCTTCCATGGCTTTGAGGGCTGCTGGATCCCTCTGGTTTAGCCCAATAAGGCCTTGCTCCAATGTGGGTGGTTCAGATTTGGGGAATAGGAGATGTGGAAAGGGCTTGGATTTCAGGTGCAATTGGGATTCTGATAGATTTTCTAAGGGGGAATGGTGTTGTTTGGCTGTTTTAGCTCAGAGAGCCATTACTCCTGTTGAAGACGAGAAGCCTTGCACGCCTGAGGTGGAGTCTTCTCAAGCAATTGAGAAGGTTCAGGACACTCAGTCTAGTTCTTTTCACAAGGATTTGAACCTTCTTCCTAGTGAGTTTATTATTCAATTGCAATTTTCCTGATTAAGCTCTTGTTACCTTTAATTCGAAAGGTTATGtgatgaattttaatattttgcaaTTTAGCCTGTTTTATTGTTGAATAAAACTGGAGATGTGTATCTTTGGTTGCACTATACAGTCTCCTTCAAATTAAACTCCAAAACTAATGAGCTATCGTGCAATGTAGATTTGTTTTTTCATGCTGGTTTATAATGTTTATGTTTTGCATCATAGAACTTTGCAGCTCCAGGTGGGATGAATTTTCTGCAGGGTGTTTCTAATTATTATGGCAGGGTAGCTGTTACTATGATCTTGAATGCAAACTACTAGGGAGAATAATTTATCCAAAACTTTGAAATGCCACATGAGATTCTGTTCAAATTGGAAGCTATAATGTGCATGCATTACAgaagttattaatttaattgctGTGCTCTCCGTGTACGGTGATAAATGTTATGATTTTGTTGTACAGTTGGACCAAGGATCCATCCCTCTGAATTGCGTATTAGTTTTATTGTCTTCTCATTAGTCATTGAGAAGTGAATAGCCTTCTCTCAAGGATCTCTTTGCCTTGTgatcttaatttattagtacTCTTTGACATCTATTAAAGATATTGGTGATATTTGTAAGCTTCAAATTGCAATGACTAATATTGGAGAAAGTTTTTGGAACTTCAACAACTGTGGTTTGCATTATGCTGTGAAATGCAGAACCTTTATCGGCAACAGATATTTCTTCTTCTCGTGATGATGGTACAAAAGTACGAGTTGCTTATCAGGTAGGTAGTTAAGCACTTTTCTTGGTCCAAATATTAATGTCTCTGTTGCTATTCTTATCTTGTATTTGGTTCCAATCTAGGGGATAGCGGGTGCATATAGTGAGGCTGCTGTACTAAAAGCATACCCTAAGTGTGAAACTGTCCCATGTGAACATTTTGAAGCTGTATTCAAGGTCCATCTGATTGTTATATACAGCTGATTTTAGTTGAACGGATGAATATAAAGCTGCCCCATTTAAATTCTAGTTCTTTACTGAGCAGGCAGTTGAACTCTGGTTAGTGGATAAAGCGGTTCTCCCAATTGAGAATTCAGTGGGTGGCAGCATCCACCGTAATTATGACTTACTTCTTCGGCATAGGCTCCATATAGTAGGAGAGGTGCAGATGGCAGTCAATCATTGCCTGTTAGGATTGCCTGGTGTGCAAAAGCAGGAGCTGAAACAAGTGTTGAGCCACCCCCAGGTCagtcattttttatatgtcGTGAACTGTTCCATTTTTTGTTTGTATGACAATGTACAAGGTATCTTCACCATAGATTTATGATCTAAATGCTTAAGCAAACTTATTATGGTAGAACTTAACTGCTTTGCGCAACAGTAAATCTATAAACTGGTACTAATCTATCCAAAGGGAGATCTAGTTGCTGTCCTGACTCTAGCCTTTTCATGTAACTCAAGACAAGATTCGCCCTGCTGTCAGAAGGACTTTTACTATCGTTATAATCACTTTAACATATGAGTTTTGGTAGGAAAatgttattataaaattacggTAACTGCTCTTAGCTTCCTCATTTTGATCTTAAATATTTGGATCTCTGTAAAATATTCTGATTTGCAGGCGCTTTCCCACTGTGAGATGACATTGAGCGAGTTAGGTGTTGTGAGGGTTAGTACTGATGATACTGCAGGTGCTGCTCAGGTATTCTTTCAAAACCATCTAAGGCTGTTTTTTGTGAACTCTGGTCATACTTGGGGCAGTTGATATGCTGAATGCTGAAACATTTATAACAGATGGTAGCTACAGGTGGCACCAGAGATAC comes from Ricinus communis isolate WT05 ecotype wild-type chromosome 5, ASM1957865v1, whole genome shotgun sequence and encodes:
- the LOC8284188 gene encoding arogenate dehydratase/prephenate dehydratase 1, chloroplastic; its protein translation is MALRAAGSLWFSPIRPCSNVGGSDLGNRRCGKGLDFRCNWDSDRFSKGEWCCLAVLAQRAITPVEDEKPCTPEVESSQAIEKVQDTQSSSFHKDLNLLPKPLSATDISSSRDDGTKVRVAYQGIAGAYSEAAVLKAYPKCETVPCEHFEAVFKAVELWLVDKAVLPIENSVGGSIHRNYDLLLRHRLHIVGEVQMAVNHCLLGLPGVQKQELKQVLSHPQALSHCEMTLSELGVVRVSTDDTAGAAQMVATGGTRDTGAIASARAAEIYGLEILAEKFQDDDDNITRFLILAREPVIPGTDRSYKTSIVFTLEEGPGILFKALAVFALRGINLTKIESRPQKNRPLRVVDDSNKGSARYFDYLFYIDFEASMAEPRAQSALGHLQEFARFLRVLGCYPMDTDL